One part of the Salvelinus fontinalis isolate EN_2023a chromosome 4, ASM2944872v1, whole genome shotgun sequence genome encodes these proteins:
- the LOC129853819 gene encoding phospholipid phosphatase 1-like, translating to MFETGRIALVLLDVTCFILVGLPFVILTPLHHPFKRGFFCKDESIRYPLKEDTISYQLLGGVMIPFTLIVVVSGECLGVYMTHIKTKSSLGINYVARIYKAVGSFLFGAAASQSLTDIAKYSIGRLRPHFLAVCKPMWDRINCIAGGYIENFTCTGEKNMVDEARLSFFSGHSSFSMYCMLFLALYVQARLQTEWARLLRPTIQFFLIATSIYVGLSRVSDYKHHWNDVFTGLLLGAIVAILTVFYVSDFFKTPVDPVEIQEETSHHSLQDNPANGIHYGSTE from the exons ATGTTTGAGACTGGTAGAATCGCTCTCGTCCTTCTCGACGTAACCTGCTTTATCCTCG ttgggCTGCCCTTTGTGATCCTCACCCCTCTGCACCATCCCTTCAAAAGGGGTTTCTTCTGTAAGGATGAGTCCATCAGATACCCCCTGAAAGAGGACACCATATCCTACCAGTTACTGGGTGGAGTCATGATCCCTTTCACACTGATTGTG GTAGTCAGTGGTGAGTGCCTTGGCGTCTATATGACTCATATAAAGACCAAATCATCCTTGGGGATTAACTACGTGGCGCGCATCTACAAAGCAGTGGGCAGCTTCCTGTTCGGGGCTGCTGCTAGCCAATCCCTGACGGACATTGCCAAGTACTCGATTGGTCGCCTGCGTCCCCACTTCCTGGCTGTGTGTAAGCCTATGTGGGACCGTATCAACTGCATTGCTGGAGGCTACATCGAGAACTTCACCTGCACCGGGGAGAAAAACATGGTGGATGAGGCCAG ACTTTCCTTTTTTTCTGGTCACTCATCCTTCTCTATGTACTGTATGCTGTTTCTAGCA cTGTACGTCCAGGCCAGACTGCAGACAGAGTGGGCCAGGCTCCTCAGACCCACCATCCAGTTCTTCCTGATCGCAACGTCCATCTACGTGGGGCTGTCACGCGTCTCAGACTACAAACACCACTGGAATGATGTATTTACTGGCCTCCTGCTGGGGGCGATAGTTGCAATACTCACG GTGTTCTATGTGTCCGATTTCTTCAAGACGCCTGTTGATCCAGTAGAGATACAAGAGGAGACGTCCCACCACAGTCTACAGGACAACCCTGCAAATGGGATCCACTACGGAAGCACAGAATGA